One genomic region from Streptomyces venezuelae encodes:
- a CDS encoding ISL3 family transposase, whose product MQTDAPFWDSLVFDGIDEVEVEAATTAFGTVEVAARGRATAAACPDCGRSSDRVHDRYQRRLKDLPLAEQGFVIRLTVRRFICASTGCPRRTFAEPFSRLTAPYARFTTRLNHALERVGLVLAGRAGARLAAQLGFGAGRITLLRRVMALPDPRFSTPRVRGVDDFAIRRGQTYSTVLTSVEDHRVVDVLPTREAGPLAAWLIRHPGVEIICRDRAGAYAEGARRGAPEALQVADRFHLWQGLGRAVETCVAAHRDCLRAPTPSNRLSQDPRPASGPQKDAEPVGRRAERKKAAHALVHEMLAQGHSRRAIARHLGWGLNTVLRYANAAHWLDTIRDNRPRPSRLDPYKPYLERRFAEGCTSVTRLHGELVAEQAPVTYGMVRAHIATLRGAPASAPPRPPSVRQVTGWLTRHPAALSEEDRAGLKEVLARCPELDTAAGHVRDFGEILSGRLGATLPAWIDAVDASRLPGLTGFALHLLRDLDAVTAGLTLDWSSGSIEGAVNRIKKIKRQLYGRAGFELLRKMILLQ is encoded by the coding sequence ATGCAGACCGACGCACCGTTCTGGGATTCGCTGGTGTTCGACGGGATCGACGAGGTGGAGGTCGAGGCGGCTACGACCGCGTTCGGCACAGTCGAGGTGGCGGCGAGAGGCCGCGCGACCGCGGCAGCGTGTCCGGACTGCGGCCGCTCCTCGGACCGAGTCCACGACCGCTACCAGCGCAGGCTGAAGGACCTTCCACTCGCTGAACAGGGCTTTGTGATCCGGCTGACGGTCCGGCGCTTCATCTGCGCGTCGACTGGCTGCCCGCGCCGGACGTTCGCCGAGCCGTTCTCGCGACTCACCGCGCCGTACGCACGGTTCACCACGCGGCTCAACCACGCCCTGGAGCGGGTGGGACTCGTGCTGGCGGGGCGGGCCGGCGCTCGGCTGGCTGCCCAGCTGGGCTTCGGCGCAGGAAGGATTACCTTGTTACGCAGGGTCATGGCGTTGCCCGATCCACGGTTCAGTACTCCGCGTGTGCGGGGCGTGGACGACTTCGCGATCCGCCGCGGCCAGACCTACTCCACCGTCTTGACCAGCGTCGAAGACCATCGTGTGGTCGACGTGCTCCCGACTCGTGAAGCGGGGCCGCTGGCCGCGTGGCTGATCCGCCATCCCGGCGTGGAGATCATCTGCCGGGACCGGGCTGGCGCCTATGCCGAGGGTGCTCGCCGCGGTGCCCCAGAGGCTCTGCAGGTCGCCGACCGGTTCCATCTATGGCAGGGCCTGGGCCGCGCCGTGGAGACCTGCGTCGCCGCCCACCGCGATTGCCTGCGCGCTCCGACGCCCAGCAACCGCCTGTCACAGGACCCCCGACCAGCTTCCGGTCCGCAGAAAGACGCGGAGCCGGTCGGTCGGCGGGCCGAGCGGAAGAAAGCCGCACATGCCCTGGTCCACGAGATGCTCGCCCAAGGTCACTCACGCCGCGCGATCGCCCGGCACCTGGGCTGGGGCCTCAACACCGTGCTCCGGTACGCGAACGCCGCACACTGGCTGGACACCATCCGCGACAACCGGCCCCGGCCCAGCCGGCTGGACCCCTACAAGCCCTACCTGGAACGGCGATTCGCCGAGGGATGCACCAGCGTCACCCGACTCCACGGCGAGCTGGTCGCCGAGCAGGCTCCCGTCACCTATGGCATGGTCCGCGCCCACATCGCTACCCTCCGCGGGGCTCCGGCCAGCGCGCCGCCCCGGCCGCCGTCGGTGCGGCAGGTGACCGGCTGGCTCACCCGCCACCCCGCCGCCCTGAGCGAGGAAGACCGGGCGGGCCTGAAGGAGGTCCTGGCCCGCTGTCCCGAACTGGACACGGCCGCCGGACATGTCCGCGACTTCGGAGAGATCCTCAGCGGTCGCCTCGGTGCCACGCTCCCTGCCTGGATCGACGCGGTCGACGCCAGCCGGCTGCCCGGCCTTACCGGCTTCGCACTCCACCTGCTCCGAGACCTCGACGCCGTGACCGCCGGCCTCACCCTGGACTGGAGCTCGGGCAGCATCGAAGGCGCCGTGAACCGCATCAAGAAGATCAAGCGGCAGCTCTATGGTCGAGCCGGATTCGAACTACTCCGCAAGATGATCCTGCTCCAGTGA
- a CDS encoding aminoglycoside phosphotransferase family protein yields MTPGRVTDASPAFDAELVRRLVDTQFPQWAELPLELLDLAGSDHVIYRMGEGLSVRLPRHAGAIRQARKESEWLPRLAPHLPLAVPVPVGVGEPGFGYPWPWSVSRWLDGEVATAEALGDSSEAAVELAGFLTALQRFEPGEISAQNAREDLTARPLVARDRATRAAIAEVDGPFDAAAMTELWEAALSAPDWDGPPVWFHGDFHTGNLLTVAGRLSAVIDFGGLGIGDPACDLMIAFTLMSARSRAAFRAALGVDDATWIRGRGWALATALNAYTHYAAVNPRVAAQTTRQITEVLIG; encoded by the coding sequence TTGACACCCGGGAGAGTCACAGACGCCAGTCCCGCGTTTGATGCCGAGCTGGTCAGGCGCCTGGTCGATACGCAGTTCCCGCAGTGGGCCGAGCTGCCCTTGGAGTTGCTGGACCTGGCCGGCTCGGACCATGTGATCTACCGGATGGGCGAGGGGTTGTCCGTACGGCTGCCCCGCCATGCCGGTGCCATCAGGCAGGCCCGGAAGGAGTCCGAGTGGCTGCCACGGCTCGCCCCGCACCTGCCACTGGCCGTCCCCGTGCCAGTGGGGGTGGGGGAGCCCGGCTTTGGTTATCCGTGGCCTTGGTCGGTCTCCCGCTGGCTGGACGGCGAGGTGGCGACTGCAGAGGCACTGGGCGATTCGTCCGAGGCCGCTGTCGAACTGGCCGGGTTCCTGACGGCTCTCCAACGGTTCGAGCCCGGGGAGATCTCTGCCCAGAACGCCCGCGAGGACCTCACCGCGCGGCCGCTGGTTGCTCGGGACCGGGCTACGCGGGCCGCCATCGCGGAGGTCGACGGCCCGTTCGACGCCGCTGCCATGACCGAGCTGTGGGAGGCGGCGCTGAGCGCCCCCGATTGGGACGGCCCACCGGTCTGGTTCCACGGCGACTTCCACACCGGCAACCTGCTGACCGTCGCCGGCCGCCTCAGCGCAGTCATCGACTTCGGCGGACTCGGCATCGGCGACCCGGCCTGCGACCTGATGATCGCCTTCACCCTGATGTCGGCCCGGAGCCGGGCCGCTTTCCGCGCCGCGCTCGGCGTGGACGACGCCACCTGGATCCGGGGCCGCGGCTGGGCGCTGGCCACGGCCCTGAACGCCTACACCCACTACGCCGCCGTCAACCCCCGGGTCGCCGCGCAAACCACCCGTCAGATCACCGAGGTCCTCATCGGCTAG
- a CDS encoding GNAT family N-acetyltransferase, giving the protein MEIDAVAAGGDAGRQASIRRWCGQGLVVVAEDASGLLGSCVVEYTFFEYGFVTVVMVAPSARGRGVGLRLPDAAADSCMTSKLFTSANVSNQPMQRLLRRAGWDSVGLVHGLDEGDPEVFYLRRTPAG; this is encoded by the coding sequence ATGGAGATCGACGCAGTAGCTGCCGGAGGGGACGCCGGGCGGCAAGCGAGTATCCGGAGGTGGTGCGGGCAGGGGCTGGTGGTCGTGGCGGAGGACGCGTCCGGCCTGCTCGGGTCCTGCGTGGTCGAGTACACGTTCTTCGAGTACGGCTTCGTCACGGTGGTGATGGTGGCCCCCTCGGCACGCGGAAGAGGTGTGGGGCTGCGGTTGCCGGACGCCGCGGCGGACTCGTGCATGACCTCGAAGCTGTTCACCTCGGCCAACGTCTCCAACCAGCCGATGCAGCGATTGCTCCGGCGAGCCGGCTGGGACTCGGTCGGCCTCGTCCACGGCCTCGACGAGGGCGACCCCGAGGTGTTCTATCTCCGCCGGACGCCGGCCGGGTAG
- a CDS encoding molybdopterin-dependent oxidoreductase has translation MSVATHWGSFIAVVDSGRLVRIEPRGDDPAPSPIGPGMVKAADDSARVLRPAVRKGWLNGLPRVHDTARGADAFVEVSWDDAITLVSDELHRVRSQHGDSAVFGGSYGWASAGGFHNAQSQLQRFLALGGGYTDSRNTYSTAALEVILPHVIGGHPWSYQSRMPMWDEIAENCELVVAFGGLALKNSQINPGGLARHQTRDLQRRCRDAGVRFVNVSPIRSDVAGFLDAEWLPVVPNTDTAAMLGIAHTMLVNGWHDEDFLRRCCVGFDRFASYLGGEFDGIPKDAAWAAEITGISRDTITDLARRLATQRSLIMVNYAVQRADHGEQPIWMSVVLAAMAGSMGRPGCGWGAGYATMDATGVAPGRPSVAAVPKAPNAVADFIPVARIADTLLHPGKTIDYDGRRLALPELRLIYWCGGNPFHHHQDLHRLTRAWQIPDTVVVHEAWWNTTAKFADIVLPVATTLERDDFAAGFSDPHLVAMPKVREPEGESRTDHHIFATLASRLGYEQEFTQSRSELEWVRHLYEQTRTELGGDAALPGFDEFWRNSTAQLPPLTGPFPGSFEALRSDPQRFPLPTPSGRIEIFSEKIDSFGYDDCAGHPTWYEPVEWLHADLSARFPLHLISNQPASRLHSQYDNGGHSLSSKIRDREPVTINPSDAASRGIENGMVVRVHNDRGSCLAGAVLSDDVMPGVVQLATGAWWDPVRPGLSGTLDRHGNPNVLTADRPCSRLSQGPSALSALVDVERYDDPLPEVQAFSPPDLEH, from the coding sequence ATGTCGGTTGCGACGCACTGGGGCAGTTTCATCGCGGTGGTCGATTCCGGCCGGCTGGTGCGCATCGAGCCGAGGGGCGACGACCCGGCTCCGTCACCCATCGGCCCCGGAATGGTGAAAGCCGCCGACGACAGCGCCCGCGTGCTGCGCCCCGCGGTGCGCAAAGGCTGGCTGAACGGCCTGCCGCGCGTCCACGACACGGCCAGAGGCGCGGACGCCTTCGTCGAGGTGAGCTGGGACGACGCGATCACACTGGTGAGCGATGAACTGCACCGCGTTCGTTCCCAGCACGGAGACAGCGCCGTGTTCGGCGGCTCCTACGGCTGGGCAAGTGCCGGCGGCTTCCACAACGCACAAAGCCAGCTCCAGCGGTTTCTGGCGCTGGGCGGGGGATACACCGACTCCCGCAACACGTACAGCACCGCGGCCTTGGAGGTCATCCTTCCCCATGTGATCGGCGGGCATCCGTGGAGCTACCAGTCCCGGATGCCGATGTGGGACGAGATCGCCGAGAACTGCGAGCTCGTGGTGGCGTTCGGAGGGCTGGCCCTCAAGAACAGCCAGATCAACCCCGGCGGGCTGGCCAGGCACCAGACGCGGGACCTGCAGCGCCGGTGCCGTGACGCCGGGGTGCGGTTCGTCAACGTCAGCCCCATCCGCAGCGACGTCGCCGGCTTCCTCGACGCCGAGTGGCTGCCCGTCGTCCCCAACACCGACACCGCCGCGATGCTCGGCATCGCCCACACGATGCTCGTCAACGGTTGGCACGACGAGGACTTCCTCCGCCGGTGCTGCGTCGGCTTCGACCGCTTCGCCTCCTACCTCGGCGGCGAGTTCGACGGCATCCCCAAGGACGCCGCCTGGGCGGCGGAGATCACGGGCATCAGCCGCGACACGATCACCGACCTCGCCCGCCGCCTGGCCACGCAGCGTTCCCTCATCATGGTCAACTACGCGGTGCAACGGGCGGACCACGGCGAACAACCGATCTGGATGTCCGTCGTACTGGCCGCCATGGCGGGCTCCATGGGCCGCCCCGGCTGCGGCTGGGGCGCGGGCTACGCGACGATGGACGCGACCGGCGTCGCCCCGGGCCGCCCCTCCGTGGCGGCAGTGCCCAAGGCCCCCAACGCCGTCGCGGACTTCATCCCGGTCGCAAGGATCGCCGACACCCTGCTGCACCCGGGGAAGACCATCGACTACGACGGCCGGCGCCTCGCACTGCCCGAACTCCGCCTGATCTACTGGTGCGGAGGCAACCCGTTCCACCACCACCAGGACCTGCATCGATTGACCCGCGCCTGGCAGATCCCCGACACGGTGGTGGTCCACGAAGCCTGGTGGAACACCACGGCCAAGTTCGCCGACATCGTCCTGCCCGTCGCCACCACCTTGGAGCGCGACGACTTCGCCGCCGGATTCTCCGACCCCCACCTCGTGGCGATGCCGAAAGTCCGCGAGCCGGAGGGCGAGTCGCGCACCGACCACCACATCTTCGCCACCCTGGCCTCCCGGCTCGGATACGAGCAGGAGTTCACCCAGTCGCGTTCCGAGCTCGAATGGGTCCGGCACCTCTACGAGCAGACGAGGACCGAGCTCGGCGGCGATGCCGCCCTGCCGGGATTCGACGAGTTCTGGCGGAACTCCACCGCACAGCTGCCGCCGTTGACCGGACCGTTCCCCGGCAGCTTCGAGGCACTCCGCTCCGATCCACAGCGATTCCCCCTGCCGACTCCGTCGGGACGGATCGAGATCTTCTCCGAGAAGATCGACTCGTTCGGCTACGACGACTGCGCCGGGCATCCGACGTGGTACGAGCCGGTGGAGTGGCTCCATGCCGACCTGTCGGCCCGGTTCCCGCTGCACCTGATCTCCAACCAGCCCGCCTCACGCCTGCACAGCCAGTACGACAACGGCGGGCACAGCCTCAGCTCGAAGATCCGCGACCGTGAACCCGTGACGATCAACCCCTCGGACGCCGCGTCGCGTGGCATCGAGAACGGCATGGTCGTCCGCGTCCACAACGATCGGGGCAGCTGTCTCGCGGGCGCGGTTCTGTCGGACGACGTCATGCCGGGCGTCGTACAACTGGCCACGGGAGCATGGTGGGACCCGGTCCGGCCGGGCCTGAGCGGAACACTGGACCGCCACGGCAACCCGAACGTTCTCACGGCCGATCGACCGTGCTCACGCCTGTCCCAGGGCCCGAGTGCGCTCAGCGCACTGGTCGACGTCGAGCGCTACGACGACCCCCTTCCCGAGGTACAGGCGTTCTCACCCCCAGACCTCGAACACTGA
- a CDS encoding EF-hand domain-containing protein: MDGFWTNVIAPMDQDGDGKVDLREMTEGFRRVLTDPALYPQQIEPVTNCFFDLVDLNGDGKIDRAEFQQMFDAVAGVPGEDCAAVFAALDQDGSGALDRAEFHRAVTEFFYGNDPDAPANHLFGRVTG, translated from the coding sequence ATGGACGGGTTCTGGACCAACGTGATCGCCCCCATGGACCAGGACGGCGACGGGAAGGTCGATCTGCGCGAGATGACCGAAGGGTTCAGGCGGGTCCTGACCGACCCCGCCCTGTACCCGCAGCAGATCGAGCCGGTGACCAACTGCTTCTTCGACCTGGTCGACCTCAACGGAGACGGCAAGATCGACCGAGCCGAGTTCCAGCAGATGTTCGACGCGGTCGCCGGAGTCCCCGGCGAGGACTGCGCCGCGGTCTTCGCCGCTCTGGACCAGGACGGCTCCGGTGCGCTGGACCGCGCCGAGTTCCACCGAGCGGTCACGGAGTTCTTCTACGGCAACGACCCCGACGCCCCTGCCAACCACCTGTTCGGCAGGGTCACCGGCTGA
- a CDS encoding MmcQ/YjbR family DNA-binding protein — translation MRRRIRTRTFAHVRTTDVERSPAYAAYTTADQGPVVMTFRIPADDLLGLTAPGIPFRRADWGHNVVVAVLGDHTDWTELTELATDSYREMAPKFLAVRLPLLPPLD, via the coding sequence ATGCGCCGGCGCATCCGCACACGCACGTTCGCCCATGTCCGCACCACGGACGTGGAACGCTCCCCGGCCTACGCCGCGTACACGACCGCGGATCAGGGCCCGGTCGTGATGACCTTTCGGATACCCGCCGACGACCTCCTCGGCCTGACCGCCCCCGGGATCCCCTTCCGCCGCGCCGACTGGGGCCACAACGTCGTCGTTGCCGTCCTCGGTGACCACACCGACTGGACCGAACTCACCGAACTGGCCACCGACAGCTACCGCGAGATGGCCCCGAAATTCCTCGCCGTCCGCCTCCCCCTCCTGCCGCCGCTCGACTGA
- a CDS encoding endonuclease/exonuclease/phosphatase family protein has protein sequence MLSTPHRPDAATRAVPADLPRDGARSRAGCVPAGRRGRLIAASALGGALLMMLHAQIPNEVGQLGSLFQTFLPWAGLSVPVLLTLAAVRRSRLAAVAVVAPAVVWVSLFGGAVVDKSSAGGDLIVLTHNVDEANREPGRTARALARSGAHVLALEELSAKATPVYERELAASHPYHSVHLGIGLWSTYPLHRVEPVPIMPWTRAVRATVDTPKGPVAVFAAHLASVRVTPTTGFATARRNEAGRNLAEAVAAEQLPRVVVMGDFNGTSEDTALKPLTSQLRSAQREAGAGFGFTWPASTPLVRIDQILVRGVSPASSWSLPATGSDHLPVAASLRL, from the coding sequence ATGCTGAGTACTCCCCACCGCCCCGATGCCGCCACCCGGGCGGTGCCCGCCGACCTGCCCCGGGACGGTGCACGGTCGCGCGCAGGCTGCGTCCCCGCGGGCCGTCGCGGCCGGCTGATCGCCGCCTCGGCACTGGGCGGAGCCCTGCTGATGATGCTGCACGCCCAGATTCCCAACGAGGTCGGCCAGCTCGGCAGCCTGTTCCAGACGTTCCTGCCGTGGGCAGGCTTGAGCGTCCCGGTCCTGCTCACACTGGCGGCGGTTCGACGTTCCCGGCTCGCGGCCGTCGCCGTCGTCGCGCCCGCGGTCGTCTGGGTCTCTCTCTTCGGGGGTGCAGTCGTCGACAAGAGCTCCGCCGGCGGAGACCTGATCGTGCTCACGCACAACGTGGACGAGGCGAACCGGGAGCCCGGGCGCACCGCGCGTGCCCTCGCCCGGTCCGGGGCGCACGTGCTCGCCCTCGAAGAGCTGTCCGCGAAGGCCACACCGGTGTACGAGCGTGAGCTGGCCGCAAGTCACCCGTACCACTCGGTGCACCTCGGCATCGGACTGTGGAGCACGTACCCGCTGCACCGTGTGGAACCAGTGCCGATCATGCCCTGGACCCGTGCGGTACGGGCCACGGTCGACACCCCGAAAGGCCCCGTCGCCGTATTCGCCGCTCACCTCGCGTCGGTACGTGTCACCCCGACCACCGGCTTCGCCACCGCCCGCCGCAACGAGGCGGGAAGGAACCTCGCCGAGGCCGTGGCTGCGGAGCAGCTACCCCGCGTCGTGGTGATGGGCGACTTCAACGGGACGAGCGAGGACACCGCGCTGAAGCCGCTGACCTCGCAGTTGCGCTCCGCGCAGAGGGAAGCGGGTGCCGGCTTCGGCTTCACCTGGCCGGCATCGACCCCGCTGGTACGCATCGACCAGATCCTCGTCAGGGGAGTGAGCCCCGCCTCCTCCTGGTCGCTGCCGGCCACCGGCAGCGACCACCTCCCCGTCGCAGCCTCGCTGCGGCTGTGA
- the cseB gene encoding two-component system response regulator CseB: MSVIPVSGPVSVLVVEDDAVIRRAVQLFLERYGYQVTVAADGLAGLEVFRAGTHDLLILDVMLPELDGIGLCRRIREESSVPILMMSARGDALDVVAGLEAGADDYVVKPVDTAVLVARIRMLLRRASFQPPQQAGKPPTRPTDTHARTDQAGAVTPGVLVFGDLTVNTIGLEVHRDGRPVPLTPTELRLLLEFAAAPGTVLDRRRLLRDVWDYGWEGDTRVVDLCVLRLRKKIGTGRIETVRGFGYKLVRD; encoded by the coding sequence ATGTCGGTCATCCCCGTATCAGGTCCCGTCAGCGTCCTCGTGGTCGAGGACGACGCCGTCATCCGCCGCGCCGTCCAGCTTTTCCTGGAGCGCTACGGCTATCAGGTCACGGTGGCCGCGGACGGACTCGCCGGCCTGGAGGTCTTCCGGGCCGGCACTCATGATCTGCTGATCCTGGACGTCATGCTGCCCGAACTCGACGGCATCGGGCTGTGCCGGCGGATCCGAGAGGAGAGCTCGGTACCGATCCTGATGATGTCCGCGCGAGGCGACGCCCTCGACGTCGTCGCAGGCCTGGAAGCGGGCGCCGACGACTACGTCGTCAAACCCGTCGACACCGCCGTCCTCGTCGCCCGCATCCGCATGCTGCTGCGGCGCGCGAGCTTCCAGCCACCCCAACAAGCAGGGAAGCCGCCCACCCGCCCCACGGACACCCACGCACGCACGGACCAAGCCGGCGCGGTGACCCCCGGAGTGCTGGTCTTCGGCGACCTGACCGTCAACACCATCGGTCTGGAAGTACACCGCGACGGCCGGCCCGTGCCGCTGACCCCCACCGAACTGCGCCTCCTCCTCGAGTTCGCCGCGGCACCCGGCACCGTGCTGGACCGCCGACGGCTGCTCCGCGACGTCTGGGACTACGGCTGGGAAGGCGACACCCGGGTCGTGGACCTGTGCGTACTACGCCTGCGCAAGAAGATCGGAACCGGCCGGATCGAGACCGTCCGCGGCTTCGGCTACAAACTCGTCCGCGACTGA
- a CDS encoding sensor histidine kinase yields MALLNPRALRWKIAALTATACCAVAAVIGVLVHQAISERGDRTGEQRVAARLTAAEREYARTGTAPIDIEIRTPQQLDAPLAHALAAKNPNDLYATWYDQKPPNWYWLWAAMPVEGNRVLVARTDMSTEVRSLQLLDRSIIKAVLAALAVIVPLAALATEPMNRRLRHGSRTARAIADGALDARIGPRGRARDEITEMSAAMDVMAETLQRKLENERRFTADVAHELRTPLMGLSTAAELLPQDDEAAELVRDRASALKGLVEDLLEISRLDAGAERARTDVVPLGDLVADVVRRTGTQTLVTTRDAQVVETDPRRVERIVVNLVTNAHRHGAVPVEVTVTGTRIAVRDHGPGFPATLLEEGPQRFRTGTSARGRGHGLGLTIALGQAGVLGARLTFANAPGAGATATLDLPPVQPDQSGSSTRPTSVRTARSATASPPT; encoded by the coding sequence ATGGCACTCCTCAACCCACGCGCCCTGCGCTGGAAGATCGCAGCCCTGACCGCGACCGCCTGCTGCGCGGTGGCCGCGGTGATCGGCGTACTCGTCCACCAAGCCATATCCGAACGCGGTGACCGGACCGGCGAACAACGCGTCGCCGCCCGCCTGACCGCCGCAGAGCGCGAATACGCCCGCACGGGCACCGCGCCCATCGACATCGAGATCCGTACCCCTCAGCAGCTGGACGCGCCCCTCGCACACGCCCTGGCCGCCAAGAACCCGAACGATCTGTACGCGACCTGGTACGACCAAAAGCCCCCCAACTGGTACTGGCTATGGGCAGCCATGCCCGTCGAGGGCAACCGCGTACTCGTCGCCCGGACGGACATGAGTACCGAGGTACGCAGCCTCCAGCTTCTGGACCGCAGCATCATCAAAGCCGTGCTGGCCGCCCTCGCGGTCATCGTGCCGCTCGCCGCCCTGGCCACCGAGCCGATGAACCGCCGGCTGCGCCACGGTTCCCGCACCGCCCGGGCCATCGCCGACGGTGCCCTCGACGCGCGGATCGGCCCCCGCGGCCGGGCCCGTGACGAGATCACCGAGATGTCGGCCGCCATGGACGTGATGGCCGAAACCCTGCAGCGCAAGCTGGAGAACGAGCGGCGATTCACCGCAGACGTCGCCCATGAACTGCGCACCCCGTTGATGGGCCTGTCCACCGCCGCGGAACTGCTCCCGCAGGACGACGAAGCGGCTGAACTCGTACGCGACCGGGCCTCGGCACTGAAGGGTCTGGTCGAGGACCTCCTGGAGATCTCCCGGCTCGACGCCGGGGCCGAACGGGCCCGTACCGACGTCGTACCACTGGGGGATCTGGTCGCCGACGTCGTGCGCCGGACCGGGACGCAGACCCTCGTCACGACCAGGGACGCCCAGGTGGTGGAGACCGACCCGCGAAGGGTGGAACGGATCGTGGTCAACCTGGTGACCAACGCCCACCGGCACGGAGCAGTCCCCGTCGAGGTCACCGTCACAGGCACCCGGATCGCCGTACGGGACCACGGGCCAGGCTTTCCCGCCACGCTCCTCGAGGAAGGACCACAGCGCTTCCGCACGGGAACCTCCGCACGGGGACGCGGCCACGGCCTCGGACTCACCATCGCACTGGGGCAGGCCGGTGTCCTCGGGGCCCGACTGACCTTCGCCAACGCTCCCGGCGCAGGCGCGACCGCCACCCTCGACCTGCCCCCGGTCCAGCCTGACCAGAGCGGATCGAGTACGCGCCCCACGAGCGTCCGGACCGCACGTTCCGCGACGGCCTCTCCGCCCACCTGA
- a CDS encoding NADP-dependent oxidoreductase, translating to MRAMTYETYGGTEVLREARLPLPKVAPGEVLVKVRCAGVNPVDWKIMAGGLDSLMDVCHPVVPGWDVSGTVERVGIDVPEFAVGDEVMAYARKDCVHGGTFAEYVSVPVRALAAKPASLNWAQAAGLPLAGLTAYQLLTRLGTTTDDTVLVHGAAGGVGSLGVQLARARGARVIGTASPRNHDRLRGFGCEPVTYGDGLTERVRALAPEGVSVVADFVGGVLDTTLAVLAEGGRHASIADHTVLGAGGQWMWVRPDSEDLAALGRLADQGSLTVDVAAMFPLSELAAAFTLSQEGRTSGKIVIEV from the coding sequence ATGAGGGCGATGACGTATGAGACCTACGGTGGGACGGAGGTGCTCCGTGAGGCCCGGTTGCCGCTGCCGAAGGTCGCCCCTGGCGAGGTTCTCGTCAAGGTCCGATGTGCCGGGGTGAACCCGGTCGATTGGAAGATCATGGCGGGCGGGCTCGACAGCCTGATGGATGTCTGTCACCCGGTGGTTCCGGGTTGGGACGTGAGCGGCACCGTGGAGCGGGTCGGCATCGATGTGCCTGAGTTCGCGGTCGGCGACGAGGTGATGGCCTACGCCCGCAAGGACTGCGTGCACGGCGGTACCTTCGCCGAGTACGTCAGCGTGCCCGTACGCGCTCTCGCCGCCAAGCCGGCCTCGTTGAACTGGGCGCAGGCCGCCGGACTGCCGCTGGCCGGCCTGACTGCCTACCAGCTCCTCACACGTCTGGGGACGACCACCGACGACACCGTTCTCGTGCACGGCGCGGCCGGCGGCGTCGGGTCCCTCGGCGTGCAGCTGGCCCGGGCGCGGGGAGCGAGGGTCATCGGCACCGCCTCCCCGCGCAACCACGATCGGTTGCGAGGGTTCGGCTGCGAGCCCGTCACCTACGGGGACGGACTGACCGAACGCGTTCGTGCCCTGGCTCCGGAGGGGGTCTCGGTTGTCGCCGACTTCGTGGGCGGGGTTCTGGACACCACCCTGGCTGTTCTGGCCGAGGGCGGGCGGCATGCTTCCATCGCCGACCACACCGTCCTCGGCGCCGGCGGCCAGTGGATGTGGGTCCGCCCGGACAGCGAGGACCTCGCGGCTCTGGGCAGGCTCGCGGACCAGGGCAGCCTCACGGTCGATGTCGCCGCGATGTTCCCGCTCTCCGAACTCGCCGCGGCCTTCACCCTCAGCCAGGAAGGCCGCACCTCGGGGAAGATCGTCATCGAGGTCTGA